A stretch of Kyrpidia spormannii DNA encodes these proteins:
- the nifB gene encoding nitrogenase cofactor biosynthesis protein NifB, whose translation MGSSVSATCGVEGSASRGRSVEGLSESIIEKVKRHPCYSEEAHHFFARMHVAVAPACNIQCKYCNRKYDCMNESRPGVTSELLTPEEATQKVLAVGSVIRNTTVVGIAGPGDPLANPRQTFRTFELIRQAAPDMKLCLSTNGLALPDHVDTIRELGIDHVTITINAVDPEVGQHIYRYVTWQGKLLTGIEAARLLLERQMEGMRELVKAGILIKVNSVLIPGLNDVHMADISAEVRKRGAFLHNIMPLIIADGSDFQKEGRRAALPEDVAAAQERSGAGDRLMRHCRQCRADAVGLLGEDLSGEFTKEKFRQMSAQYDPEQRKKLHMELDRRIERMSAARRAAAANLRISRTDEFLPFRVAVSTSGGNKVNLHFGHTKEFQIYEVSPTGLKFLTARKVGNYCSGIETCGEGEGRIDEIARMIADCRYVLCTRIGPGPKSALEEMGIQVVTGYGPVEQELFRLADLHAQDQVGIEA comes from the coding sequence GTGGGGAGCTCAGTCTCGGCAACCTGCGGCGTGGAAGGGAGCGCGTCCCGGGGGAGATCGGTGGAAGGGCTGTCTGAATCGATAATCGAGAAAGTTAAACGCCACCCGTGTTACAGCGAGGAAGCTCACCACTTTTTCGCCCGGATGCACGTGGCGGTGGCTCCGGCGTGCAATATTCAGTGCAAATATTGCAACAGGAAATACGATTGTATGAACGAAAGCCGGCCGGGTGTCACCAGTGAACTTCTTACTCCGGAAGAGGCGACGCAAAAAGTATTGGCGGTGGGATCGGTCATCCGCAATACCACCGTCGTGGGCATTGCAGGACCCGGGGATCCTCTGGCGAATCCCCGACAGACGTTCCGCACCTTCGAGTTGATCCGCCAAGCGGCGCCGGACATGAAGTTGTGTCTCAGTACCAACGGTCTGGCGCTCCCCGACCACGTGGACACCATCCGAGAGCTGGGGATCGACCACGTGACCATCACCATTAATGCTGTAGATCCTGAAGTGGGCCAGCATATCTATCGATACGTAACCTGGCAGGGCAAGTTGTTGACAGGTATTGAGGCGGCCCGGCTTCTGTTGGAGCGGCAGATGGAGGGCATGAGGGAACTGGTGAAAGCCGGAATTCTCATTAAAGTTAACTCTGTGTTAATTCCGGGTTTGAACGATGTCCATATGGCGGACATTTCCGCGGAGGTCAGGAAACGCGGAGCTTTTCTGCACAACATTATGCCGTTGATCATCGCTGACGGGTCCGATTTTCAAAAAGAAGGCCGCAGGGCGGCACTGCCGGAGGATGTGGCAGCGGCCCAGGAACGGAGTGGCGCCGGTGATCGTCTCATGCGCCACTGCCGGCAATGCCGGGCGGATGCTGTCGGGCTGTTGGGAGAAGACCTCAGCGGCGAATTTACAAAGGAAAAATTCCGTCAGATGTCTGCTCAATATGATCCGGAACAACGTAAAAAACTGCACATGGAGCTGGATCGCCGGATTGAAAGGATGTCCGCCGCACGCAGGGCAGCGGCTGCCAATTTGCGGATTTCCAGAACGGATGAATTTCTGCCGTTTCGGGTGGCGGTGTCCACCTCCGGAGGGAACAAGGTGAATCTGCACTTCGGTCATACCAAGGAATTTCAAATTTATGAAGTCTCGCCTACGGGGCTCAAGTTTCTCACGGCTCGCAAAGTCGGGAATTATTGTTCGGGCATCGAAACCTGTGGGGAAGGAGAAGGGCGGATCGACGAGATCGCTCGCATGATTGCAGATTGCCGATATGTGTTGTGTACCCGAATCGGGCCCGGGCCGAAGTCGGCTCTGGAAGAGATGGGGATTCAGGTGGTTACGGGCTACGGGCCGGTGGAACAAGAGCTCTTTCGGTTGGCCGATCTGCATGCCCAGGATCAGGTTGGGATAGAAGCGTAG
- the nifD gene encoding nitrogenase molybdenum-iron protein alpha chain yields MSSGTTIEEKRKIVDEVLTVYPKKTREERAKHIGVSDPEDAGSCAVANNVKSRPGVMTIRGCAYAGSKGVVWGPVKDVIHISHGPVGCGQYSWWSRRNYYNGILGVTSFVSMQFTSDFQERDVVFGGDKKLTKMIQDLDRLFPLNKGITIQSECPIGLIGDDIEAVARETSAQIGKPVVPVRCEGFRGVSQSLGHHIANDSIRDWVLGSRDIPDEGTPYDVAVIGDYNIGGDAWSTLKIFREMGLRVVALWSGDGTMQELAHTPRAKLNLIHCYRSMNYICRHMEEKYGIPWVEYNFFGPTKIKESMRKIASYFDDKIQEQTEKVIEAYEPMMQATIEKYRPRLEGKKVMLLVGGLRPRHTIGAYEDLGMEVVATGYEFAHEDDYERTAREVQEATIIYDDPTAYELEQFASRLDIDLVGSGIKEKYVYHKMGLPFRQMHSWDYSGPYHGFDGFPVFARDMDMAINNPSWDLIQTPFES; encoded by the coding sequence GTGAGCAGTGGAACAACGATTGAAGAAAAGCGCAAAATCGTCGACGAAGTGCTGACGGTTTATCCAAAGAAAACGCGGGAAGAGCGAGCCAAGCACATCGGTGTCAGTGATCCGGAAGATGCGGGATCCTGTGCCGTGGCCAATAATGTGAAGTCGCGCCCTGGCGTCATGACCATTCGCGGGTGTGCTTATGCGGGATCCAAAGGGGTTGTATGGGGCCCGGTCAAAGATGTGATCCACATTTCTCACGGCCCAGTCGGCTGCGGTCAATACAGCTGGTGGTCCCGAAGGAATTATTACAACGGGATCCTGGGCGTGACATCCTTTGTCAGCATGCAGTTCACCAGCGATTTTCAAGAACGGGATGTGGTGTTTGGCGGCGACAAAAAATTGACAAAGATGATCCAGGATCTCGATCGACTGTTCCCGCTGAACAAGGGCATTACGATCCAGTCTGAATGTCCCATCGGCCTGATCGGCGACGATATCGAGGCTGTGGCCCGGGAGACCTCCGCCCAGATCGGGAAGCCCGTGGTCCCCGTGCGCTGCGAAGGATTTCGTGGAGTGAGCCAGTCTCTCGGACACCACATCGCAAACGATTCGATTCGCGACTGGGTGCTCGGTTCCCGGGATATTCCCGATGAAGGAACGCCCTACGATGTGGCGGTGATCGGAGATTACAACATTGGCGGCGACGCGTGGTCGACGCTCAAAATTTTCCGGGAAATGGGTCTGCGGGTGGTGGCATTGTGGTCCGGGGACGGGACGATGCAGGAGTTGGCTCATACTCCCAGGGCAAAATTGAATCTCATCCACTGTTATCGGTCGATGAACTATATTTGCCGCCACATGGAGGAAAAATACGGCATCCCGTGGGTGGAGTACAACTTCTTTGGGCCGACCAAGATCAAGGAAAGTATGCGAAAAATCGCTTCGTATTTCGACGATAAGATCCAGGAGCAGACGGAAAAAGTGATTGAAGCCTATGAACCGATGATGCAAGCGACCATCGAGAAATACCGTCCTCGTTTGGAAGGCAAAAAAGTCATGTTACTGGTGGGCGGCCTCCGGCCCAGGCATACGATCGGTGCTTACGAAGACCTGGGGATGGAAGTGGTGGCCACCGGGTATGAGTTCGCCCATGAAGACGATTACGAGCGGACGGCCCGGGAGGTTCAGGAAGCCACCATCATCTACGACGATCCCACCGCCTACGAGTTGGAACAATTCGCTTCACGCCTGGATATCGATCTCGTGGGGTCGGGCATCAAGGAAAAGTACGTTTATCACAAAATGGGCCTGCCCTTCCGTCAAATGCATTCCTGGGATTACAGCGGTCCGTACCATGGATTTGACGGTTTCCCGGTTTTTGCGAGGGACATGGACATGGCGATCAACAATCCCAGCTGGGATCTCATCCAAACGCCCTTTGAGTCGTGA
- a CDS encoding cysteine desulfurase family protein, which yields MSETSVFYYLDYAATTPPSDSAIQRMTQVMESYWGNPSSQHGRGALARKIVEEAREEVAGWLSCRPSEVIFTSGGTESNQLALWGTVSGMRAREAYPRRRQILLSAVEHHSVIACAAALRQQGYEVQFLPVDRQGRVSPDVLAQALSEYTFLVSVQWVNSEVGTVQPIKELARLSREAGALFHTDAVAAASVFDVAAACSEVDLLSISGHKVYGPQGTGILFLRRGTPFRFPFGPGRQERGRRPGTENVPGIAGLAEAVRGLRREYQLRGVHLEQTRRRLWSALKIRKLGLVRFTPQQESHPGILAVGVPGENGDGLVVALSQRGLQVSSGSACRSGEGQPSPVLLAMGFPEDAAMGMIRFSFGQELSSHAVEDIAERFAATLHAVRV from the coding sequence ATGTCGGAAACGTCGGTATTCTATTATCTCGACTATGCGGCGACCACGCCTCCCTCCGATTCGGCGATCCAGAGAATGACACAGGTTATGGAATCTTACTGGGGCAACCCCTCTTCCCAGCACGGGCGAGGTGCCCTGGCGCGAAAGATCGTCGAGGAAGCCCGGGAAGAGGTGGCGGGCTGGTTGTCCTGTCGCCCCTCTGAAGTGATCTTTACATCTGGCGGAACCGAGTCTAACCAATTGGCCCTGTGGGGGACGGTGTCGGGAATGCGGGCCCGGGAGGCGTACCCTCGGCGGCGACAGATTTTGCTGTCAGCCGTCGAGCACCACTCGGTCATCGCCTGTGCGGCTGCCCTCCGCCAACAAGGGTATGAGGTGCAGTTTCTCCCGGTGGACCGCCAGGGCCGGGTATCCCCCGATGTGTTGGCGCAAGCCCTGTCTGAGTACACGTTTTTGGTCAGTGTGCAGTGGGTGAACAGCGAGGTGGGAACCGTTCAACCGATCAAGGAGTTGGCACGCCTTTCCCGAGAGGCGGGGGCGCTGTTTCACACAGATGCCGTCGCGGCCGCGTCAGTCTTCGATGTCGCCGCCGCGTGTTCGGAGGTTGACCTTCTGTCGATTTCTGGCCACAAAGTGTACGGCCCCCAAGGGACAGGGATCCTCTTTCTGAGGCGGGGCACGCCGTTCCGATTTCCTTTTGGTCCTGGGAGGCAAGAGCGCGGGAGACGGCCGGGCACCGAGAATGTCCCGGGGATTGCGGGGTTGGCGGAAGCCGTTCGGGGACTTCGAAGAGAATACCAACTCAGGGGTGTGCACCTGGAACAGACGCGGAGACGCCTATGGTCGGCCCTGAAAATCCGCAAACTCGGGCTGGTGCGCTTCACTCCCCAGCAGGAGAGCCATCCCGGCATCCTGGCGGTGGGGGTTCCCGGCGAAAATGGGGACGGGCTGGTGGTCGCTTTGAGTCAGAGGGGCCTACAGGTGTCCTCGGGATCCGCCTGCCGCTCCGGGGAAGGGCAACCCTCCCCGGTGCTCCTGGCGATGGGGTTCCCGGAAGATGCGGCGATGGGCATGATTCGCTTCAGTTTCGGACAGGAGCTATCTAGTCACGCTGTAGAGGATATCGCAGAACGATTTGCAGCCACTTTGCACGCCGTTCGGGTTTAA
- the nifH gene encoding nitrogenase iron protein: MRQIAFYGKGGIGKSTTSQNTIAALAGMGKKIMIVGCDPKADATRLILHQKSQETVLHLAAARGSVEDLVLDDVLQTGFRDIKCVESGGPEPGVGCAGRGIITSITFLEEQGAYEGLDYVVYDVLGDVVCGGFAMPIRQNKAREIYIVTSGEMMAMYAANNICKGVLKYAHSGGVRVGGLICNSRKVDRELELIEELARRLNTQVIHFIPRDNIVQHAELRRMTVVEYAPDHPQAKVYEELASKIDKNRQLSIPTPIGMDELEELLLEFGVIEDEETQLRKLEQMEQEQAAKEEQEAEKLAAN, encoded by the coding sequence ATGAGGCAGATTGCATTTTACGGCAAGGGTGGAATCGGGAAGTCCACCACCTCCCAGAATACCATCGCTGCTCTGGCGGGGATGGGCAAAAAGATCATGATCGTGGGATGTGACCCCAAAGCGGACGCCACGCGGCTGATTCTTCATCAAAAATCTCAGGAGACGGTGTTGCATCTGGCGGCGGCCCGGGGTTCGGTGGAAGACCTGGTCCTGGACGATGTGCTGCAGACGGGGTTTCGGGATATCAAATGTGTGGAGTCCGGCGGACCGGAGCCCGGGGTCGGATGTGCCGGACGGGGCATTATTACGTCAATCACTTTCCTCGAAGAGCAAGGAGCCTATGAAGGTCTCGACTACGTGGTCTACGACGTGTTGGGCGACGTGGTGTGCGGCGGGTTTGCGATGCCGATCCGGCAAAACAAAGCCCGGGAGATCTACATCGTGACCTCCGGCGAGATGATGGCCATGTACGCCGCCAACAACATCTGCAAAGGCGTTCTGAAATACGCCCACAGCGGCGGGGTGCGCGTGGGAGGACTGATCTGCAACAGCCGAAAAGTCGACCGGGAACTGGAGTTGATTGAGGAGTTGGCCCGTCGGCTGAACACCCAGGTCATCCACTTCATCCCCCGGGACAACATCGTCCAGCACGCCGAGTTGCGCCGGATGACGGTGGTGGAATACGCGCCGGATCATCCTCAGGCAAAAGTGTATGAAGAGTTGGCTTCGAAAATCGACAAAAACCGTCAACTGTCGATTCCGACACCCATTGGCATGGATGAGCTGGAGGAACTGTTGCTGGAGTTCGGCGTCATCGAAGACGAAGAGACCCAGCTGCGCAAACTCGAGCAGATGGAGCAGGAGCAAGCGGCGAAGGAAGAACAAGAGGCGGAAAAACTCGCGGCCAACTGA
- a CDS encoding winged helix family transcriptional regulator, whose translation MNVGLLSARGLLTRIVTAVAEEDGHMVFNSRYWSVFEKSARNGLFDLLIFDCPGTCPFPDIRCLILTRSKKIPTVVIGPSRESRMGKHLNRQGSQVLPDPFYPQELLDMVRHVAENVKVVPPSCRPSPDTSHAMGVQGTLVELSPGLLLDKSFRCLWSGGLRIDLSPREYRLMECLLAREGQVVDYDTLLTEIWGADKGGYDGLYVVVRSLRKKLHVHPGRACTIENKYGHGYLFSRSVLERENCHSSGT comes from the coding sequence GTGAATGTGGGATTGCTGAGCGCGAGAGGTCTTCTCACCCGGATTGTAACAGCAGTGGCAGAGGAAGACGGGCACATGGTGTTCAACAGCCGGTATTGGTCCGTCTTTGAAAAGAGTGCCCGAAACGGCTTGTTTGATTTGTTGATTTTTGACTGTCCGGGGACATGTCCTTTTCCGGACATCCGCTGCCTGATCTTGACCCGATCGAAAAAAATTCCCACCGTGGTCATCGGGCCCTCCCGGGAGTCCCGGATGGGGAAGCATCTGAACCGGCAAGGCTCGCAGGTACTGCCCGATCCGTTTTATCCGCAGGAGCTTCTCGATATGGTTCGTCACGTCGCGGAAAACGTCAAAGTTGTCCCCCCGTCCTGCCGACCCTCCCCGGATACTTCTCATGCGATGGGCGTGCAGGGCACGTTGGTGGAACTGTCCCCCGGGCTGCTCCTCGACAAGTCTTTCCGGTGCCTCTGGTCGGGCGGGTTGCGGATCGATCTCTCTCCCCGGGAGTACCGGTTGATGGAATGCCTCCTGGCGCGAGAGGGCCAAGTCGTGGATTATGACACGTTGTTGACGGAGATTTGGGGTGCCGACAAGGGGGGATACGACGGTCTGTACGTGGTGGTCCGCTCCTTGAGAAAAAAATTGCATGTACATCCTGGTCGGGCCTGTACGATTGAGAACAAGTATGGCCACGGCTATCTGTTCAGTCGATCGGTCTTGGAACGAGAGAACTGCCATTCTTCAGGCACGTGA
- a CDS encoding homocitrate synthase/isopropylmalate synthase family protein, whose protein sequence is MRVYFCDSTLRDGEQAPGVAFRRAEKIALAQLLDEVGVDEIEVGVPAMGGREEEDLAELISLPIRARRVAWNRIRWEDIAASLRCGASRLHMAMPVSDVMLHKKLSVSREEALFQLLAVVEEACSRDSQISVGFEDASRADPLFLSRVVRALEPYPILRFRVADTLGVLTPFSTRELILRLKDAGAKSLEFHGHNDLGLAVANTLAAVEAGADWVGTTVLGLGERAGNAAFEVVAVAVRRLLGKEVHIRLPLLRRLAEQVSAASGMHIPLQAPVVGDRVFTHESGIHVDGVLKSPETYEPYPPEWVGRAHSVVFGKHSGRNGLRRILEGRGYLPTADQLDALLEEIRLLAVVQKRFLSEEAVCRLYRELCKSSKDGQAVADRLRNEEKTAG, encoded by the coding sequence GTGAGAGTGTACTTCTGCGACTCTACATTGCGCGACGGAGAACAGGCCCCGGGAGTCGCTTTTCGCCGGGCGGAAAAAATCGCCCTGGCACAGCTTTTAGATGAAGTGGGGGTCGACGAAATTGAGGTGGGCGTCCCCGCCATGGGCGGACGGGAGGAAGAGGACCTGGCAGAATTGATCTCTCTGCCCATCAGAGCGCGGCGGGTGGCTTGGAACCGGATCAGGTGGGAGGATATTGCCGCTTCCCTTCGATGCGGGGCCTCCCGCCTCCATATGGCTATGCCGGTCTCCGATGTCATGCTGCACAAAAAACTGTCCGTGTCCCGGGAGGAAGCCCTGTTTCAGCTCCTGGCGGTCGTCGAGGAAGCTTGTTCAAGGGACAGCCAGATTTCGGTGGGGTTTGAAGACGCCTCCCGGGCCGACCCCCTGTTTTTGTCCCGGGTAGTCAGGGCCCTGGAGCCCTACCCCATCCTTCGATTTCGGGTGGCCGACACCTTGGGAGTGCTGACTCCCTTTTCGACCCGGGAGTTGATTTTGCGGTTGAAAGACGCAGGGGCGAAAAGCCTTGAGTTTCACGGCCACAACGACTTGGGATTGGCAGTGGCCAATACCCTGGCGGCTGTAGAAGCCGGGGCTGATTGGGTGGGCACCACCGTGCTCGGGTTGGGGGAGAGGGCGGGTAATGCGGCTTTTGAGGTGGTGGCTGTGGCCGTCCGGCGGTTGTTGGGCAAAGAGGTGCACATCCGGCTGCCTCTGTTGCGCCGCCTGGCCGAACAGGTGTCCGCAGCATCCGGGATGCACATCCCCCTCCAGGCCCCGGTGGTGGGTGACCGAGTATTCACCCACGAGTCGGGCATTCACGTCGATGGCGTACTCAAATCCCCGGAAACCTACGAACCCTACCCTCCGGAGTGGGTCGGGCGGGCGCACTCGGTGGTGTTCGGGAAACATTCGGGACGAAATGGGCTGCGCCGAATTCTGGAAGGGCGCGGGTACCTCCCCACCGCCGACCAACTCGACGCTCTTCTTGAGGAAATCCGCCTTCTGGCCGTCGTCCAAAAGCGATTTCTCAGCGAAGAGGCAGTGTGCCGGTTATACCGCGAACTGTGCAAGTCTTCCAAGGACGGGCAAGCGGTGGCCGACCGGCTTCGGAATGAAGAAAAAACGGCCGGGTGA
- the nifE gene encoding nitrogenase iron-molybdenum cofactor biosynthesis protein NifE — MKPLHEIFDQPACEHNRAKGKKRNAGCPKPEPGSAMGGCAFDGAQITLLPIADVLHLVHGPSACLANSWEARGSLSAGPEMTWRGFMTDLSEQEIIFGGEKKLEAAIHEAVRKFAPPAVFVYSTCVTALIGEDLEAVCAKASRELDLPVVPVNSPGFIGSKNLGNRMAGEALLEYVIGTREPEVSTPYDVNLVGEYNIAGELWQVKPLFEEAGIRILASITGDGRFGDIRTAHRAKATMVVCGRALINLAQGLLDRYGIPYFEGSFYGIRETGEALRNFGRILGGEVPERVEALIKREEARLDHDLRPYREILKGKKALLYTGGVKSWAFISALQDLGMEVVATSSRKSTMDDVAKMKSLLGESGVIMEEGGPKVILKTMRERGAHILLAGGRNQYTAVKGRVPFIDVNQERHRPYAGYEGMRRLAQDLALELTHPVYRQIAEGDGRFGKGGMEAESAAEEWAICKV; from the coding sequence ATGAAACCGCTTCACGAGATTTTTGATCAGCCGGCTTGTGAGCACAACCGGGCGAAGGGGAAAAAGCGCAATGCCGGCTGTCCCAAGCCCGAACCGGGCAGCGCCATGGGAGGGTGCGCCTTTGACGGCGCGCAAATCACCCTTTTGCCCATCGCCGATGTCTTGCACTTGGTTCACGGGCCGTCCGCCTGCCTGGCCAACAGCTGGGAGGCCCGGGGCAGCCTGAGCGCAGGCCCGGAGATGACCTGGAGAGGGTTCATGACCGATCTGTCGGAACAAGAGATCATTTTCGGCGGGGAGAAAAAACTCGAGGCGGCCATTCACGAAGCGGTTCGCAAGTTTGCGCCCCCGGCGGTCTTTGTATACAGTACCTGCGTGACGGCGCTGATCGGAGAGGACTTGGAAGCGGTGTGCGCCAAAGCGTCCCGGGAGCTCGATCTCCCGGTGGTCCCGGTGAACAGCCCCGGTTTTATTGGAAGCAAGAATCTCGGCAATCGCATGGCGGGGGAAGCGCTGTTGGAGTATGTGATCGGCACCCGGGAGCCGGAGGTTTCCACGCCGTATGACGTCAATCTCGTGGGGGAATATAACATCGCCGGAGAACTCTGGCAGGTGAAGCCGCTTTTTGAGGAAGCGGGGATCCGGATTCTCGCCTCTATCACCGGCGACGGGCGGTTTGGGGACATCCGCACTGCCCACCGGGCCAAAGCGACAATGGTGGTCTGCGGCCGGGCCCTGATCAACCTGGCCCAGGGGTTGTTGGATCGCTATGGAATCCCGTATTTTGAAGGCTCCTTCTATGGGATTCGGGAAACCGGGGAGGCGCTCCGCAATTTCGGGAGGATTCTCGGCGGTGAGGTTCCTGAACGGGTGGAGGCCTTGATCAAGCGGGAAGAAGCGAGGCTAGACCATGACCTGCGGCCGTACCGGGAGATTTTGAAGGGGAAAAAAGCGCTGCTGTACACGGGTGGGGTAAAATCCTGGGCGTTTATTTCTGCTCTTCAGGATTTGGGGATGGAAGTGGTGGCCACATCCAGCCGGAAAAGTACGATGGACGATGTGGCGAAGATGAAAAGTCTCCTCGGCGAGAGTGGCGTGATCATGGAAGAAGGTGGCCCCAAGGTGATTTTGAAGACCATGCGGGAACGCGGGGCCCATATCCTCCTGGCCGGGGGGCGCAATCAGTATACGGCTGTGAAGGGAAGGGTACCGTTTATCGATGTGAATCAAGAGCGCCACCGTCCCTACGCGGGTTACGAGGGGATGCGCCGGCTCGCCCAGGATCTCGCGTTGGAGTTGACCCACCCGGTGTACCGTCAAATTGCCGAGGGAGACGGGCGGTTCGGCAAGGGCGGCATGGAGGCGGAATCGGCTGCGGAGGAATGGGCGATATGCAAGGTTTGA
- the nifK gene encoding nitrogenase molybdenum-iron protein subunit beta translates to MHEDKAAQERSAAGGVPPAGTGTVAVRDHNTLFSCEDYRQLFEDKKYFEDATPEERVKEVLEWTKSWEYRELNLERKDFLINPAKACQPLGGILAAFGFRNTLPLVHGSQGCVAYFRSHFSRHYKEPFPAVSSSMTEDAAVFGGMKNLREALQNALALYRPDMIAICTTCMAEVIGDDLGSFIQDFREEGVISEDLPLPWANTPSFVGSHIIGYDNMMRAILADQAKGKRDETSERINIIPGFDTYTGNLREIKRLLDLMEVPYTLLGDTSDALDSPALGEYHMYPGGTPLPELRNAARARATIALQRYSTRRTMQLVSSRWKQEAVVSSPIGVRGTDAFLQTVSRLTGKRVPKQIQEERGRVVDAMLDSHAYTHGRRVALIGDPDMLLGVTAFLLEVGAEPVHIVCTNGDNDFKEEMESLLAGSPYGQSAKVWVGYDMWHLRSLVFTEPVDLLIGNSYLKLISREADIPLVRVGFPIFDRHHLHRNPIVGYRGALNLLQMIVNTVLEELDRKAPAHSFDVIR, encoded by the coding sequence ATGCACGAAGATAAGGCGGCCCAGGAACGTTCAGCCGCCGGGGGAGTTCCCCCGGCGGGAACGGGCACAGTGGCGGTGCGGGATCATAACACCCTGTTCAGTTGCGAGGACTACCGGCAACTGTTCGAGGACAAAAAGTATTTTGAAGATGCAACCCCCGAGGAGCGCGTCAAAGAAGTTTTGGAATGGACGAAGAGTTGGGAATATCGGGAGCTGAATCTTGAGCGAAAGGATTTTCTCATTAACCCGGCAAAGGCGTGCCAGCCTCTGGGGGGAATCTTGGCGGCGTTTGGTTTTCGCAACACTTTGCCCTTGGTGCACGGCTCCCAGGGATGCGTGGCGTACTTTCGAAGCCATTTTTCCAGGCACTATAAAGAGCCCTTTCCCGCCGTTTCGTCTTCCATGACGGAAGACGCAGCGGTGTTCGGCGGGATGAAAAATCTGCGGGAAGCGCTGCAAAACGCGTTGGCTCTCTATCGCCCGGACATGATCGCCATCTGTACCACTTGTATGGCAGAAGTGATCGGTGATGATTTGGGGTCGTTTATTCAGGACTTCCGGGAAGAGGGGGTGATCTCCGAAGACCTGCCGCTGCCCTGGGCCAATACGCCGAGTTTTGTGGGCTCTCACATCATCGGGTACGACAACATGATGAGGGCGATTCTGGCCGACCAAGCGAAAGGAAAACGGGACGAGACCAGTGAGCGGATCAATATTATACCCGGCTTTGACACGTATACCGGAAATCTCCGGGAAATCAAGCGTCTGCTGGACCTCATGGAGGTTCCCTACACGCTCCTGGGAGATACGTCGGACGCCCTGGATTCTCCGGCCCTTGGAGAATACCACATGTATCCCGGCGGGACGCCGCTACCGGAGCTGCGAAATGCTGCGAGGGCCAGAGCGACCATTGCCCTCCAACGATACAGCACCCGTCGGACGATGCAACTGGTCAGCAGCCGCTGGAAACAGGAGGCGGTGGTCAGTTCTCCCATCGGGGTTCGGGGTACGGATGCCTTTTTGCAGACGGTGAGCCGGCTGACCGGAAAACGGGTGCCGAAACAGATTCAAGAAGAGCGGGGGCGCGTGGTGGATGCCATGCTCGATTCCCACGCGTACACCCACGGGCGGCGGGTGGCCTTGATCGGGGATCCGGATATGTTGCTGGGTGTGACGGCGTTCTTGTTGGAGGTGGGTGCAGAACCGGTTCACATCGTGTGTACCAACGGGGACAACGATTTTAAGGAAGAGATGGAGAGTCTTTTAGCCGGGAGTCCTTACGGCCAGTCCGCCAAAGTGTGGGTCGGGTACGATATGTGGCACCTTCGCTCTCTCGTTTTCACAGAACCCGTGGATTTGTTAATTGGCAATTCCTATCTCAAGCTGATCTCAAGAGAGGCCGATATTCCGCTCGTGCGCGTCGGGTTTCCGATCTTTGACCGGCATCATCTGCACCGAAATCCCATCGTCGGGTATCGGGGGGCCTTGAATCTGCTGCAGATGATCGTGAACACCGTCCTGGAAGAGTTGGACCGCAAGGCCCCGGCCCACAGTTTTGACGTAATCCGCTGA